The following proteins come from a genomic window of Pseudomonas cichorii:
- a CDS encoding PAS domain-containing sensor histidine kinase — protein MSSDAPAVPDGDDLFEGAPCGLLLTRENGTIERVNQTFCVWLGVEREALLGRRFQDLLNMAGKIFHQTHWAPLLHARGSVAEVKLELIHADGRSIPMMLNGIRREHDGVFFNELALFIAEERNKYERELLAAQKLAEELLLQQMSVQTELTSARNRLRLAHVEAEIRAIFAEQMVSIFSHDLRNPLAAIKMASGLLGRSALKPRQERMLGHINHATDRAQRMIVDLLDFTDARVGRGISVTPQAIDLHAVTERSVEELRQSFPGHVITHRREGEGPCHADADRLGQVIGNLVANAINYGSVDGEIVVTSTLEPHLMRLSVHNFGEPIPPEQIESLFEPAVRSASDTDESRSVGLGLFIVREIVRAHLGDVIVLSSPEHGTTFTASIPQRA, from the coding sequence ATGTCATCTGATGCGCCTGCCGTACCTGACGGCGACGACCTGTTCGAGGGCGCTCCCTGTGGTTTGTTGCTGACTCGGGAAAACGGCACCATCGAGCGGGTCAACCAGACCTTCTGCGTCTGGCTGGGTGTGGAGCGCGAGGCGCTGCTGGGGCGGCGGTTTCAAGACCTGCTGAACATGGCGGGCAAGATTTTCCATCAGACTCACTGGGCGCCGTTGCTCCATGCCCGGGGCTCGGTTGCCGAAGTCAAACTTGAGCTGATTCATGCGGACGGTCGCTCCATTCCGATGATGCTCAATGGCATACGCCGGGAACATGACGGCGTCTTTTTCAATGAGCTGGCGCTGTTTATCGCCGAAGAACGCAACAAATACGAACGTGAGCTGCTGGCGGCGCAAAAACTTGCCGAAGAGTTGCTGCTGCAACAGATGAGTGTCCAGACCGAGCTGACGTCGGCCCGCAACCGCTTGCGTCTGGCCCATGTCGAAGCGGAAATCCGGGCGATCTTTGCCGAGCAGATGGTGAGCATTTTCAGTCACGACCTGCGCAACCCGCTGGCGGCGATCAAGATGGCCTCCGGTCTGCTGGGTCGCAGCGCTTTGAAGCCTCGACAGGAACGCATGCTGGGCCATATCAATCATGCGACTGACCGAGCCCAGCGCATGATCGTCGACCTCCTGGACTTCACCGATGCCAGGGTCGGGCGCGGCATTTCGGTCACGCCTCAGGCCATTGATCTGCATGCAGTGACGGAGCGCAGTGTCGAAGAGTTGCGTCAGTCATTCCCTGGCCATGTCATCACTCATCGCCGTGAAGGCGAGGGCCCATGCCATGCAGATGCCGACCGTCTGGGGCAGGTCATCGGCAACCTGGTTGCCAATGCCATCAACTACGGTTCGGTAGATGGAGAAATCGTGGTGACCTCGACTCTGGAGCCGCACTTGATGCGCCTGTCGGTGCATAACTTCGGTGAGCCGATACCGCCCGAGCAGATCGAGAGCCTGTTCGAGCCAGCCGTGCGCAGCGCCAGTGATACCGATGAAAGTCGCAGTGTCGGGCTGGGGTTGTTCATTGTCCGGGAGATTGTCCGGGCGCATCTGGGCGATGTGATCGTCCTCTCCAGCCCCGAACATGGCACGACCTTCACCGCGAGTATTCCGCAGAGAGCCTGA
- a CDS encoding alpha/beta fold hydrolase, translated as MPVQRRNNVNVMGDGPATLIFAHGFGCNQNMWRFIAPVFAKHFKVVLFDLVGSGKSELSAYIPHKYASLRGYASDLLEVVRDFANPGPVIHVGHSVSAMIAVLAELQEPGRFAAHIMVGPSPRYLDDEGYVGGFSRTDIDSLLHTLESNYLGWSSTMAPTLMGSADRPELGEELADSFCSTNADIAKQFARVTFMSDHRKDVEGFSSQTLILQCSDDMIVPVQVGEYLNRVIENSTLRVIENVGHYPHMSAPKACVAAMGEFLQPFGYAEHVI; from the coding sequence ATGCCGGTTCAGCGACGCAATAACGTAAACGTCATGGGCGATGGACCGGCCACATTGATTTTTGCTCACGGTTTTGGTTGCAACCAGAACATGTGGCGCTTTATTGCGCCTGTATTTGCCAAGCATTTCAAGGTCGTGCTGTTCGACCTGGTGGGCAGTGGCAAGTCCGAACTGTCGGCTTACATCCCGCACAAATACGCCTCCCTGCGCGGCTATGCCAGCGATCTGCTGGAAGTGGTCCGTGATTTCGCCAATCCCGGCCCGGTGATTCATGTCGGGCACTCGGTCAGCGCCATGATCGCCGTACTGGCCGAACTCCAGGAGCCCGGCCGTTTTGCCGCGCACATCATGGTCGGCCCGTCGCCGCGCTACCTTGATGATGAAGGCTACGTGGGCGGTTTCAGCCGCACGGACATCGACTCATTGCTGCATACCCTGGAAAGCAACTACCTGGGCTGGTCCAGCACCATGGCGCCGACGCTCATGGGGTCTGCCGACCGGCCTGAGCTGGGCGAGGAACTGGCTGACAGTTTCTGTAGCACCAACGCCGATATCGCCAAGCAGTTTGCCCGCGTGACCTTCATGTCTGACCACCGCAAGGACGTAGAGGGTTTTTCCAGCCAGACCCTGATTCTGCAATGCAGTGATGACATGATCGTTCCCGTCCAGGTGGGCGAATACCTCAACCGTGTCATTGAGAACAGTACATTGCGTGTGATCGAAAACGTGGGTCATTACCCTCATATGAGTGCTCCCAAGGCCTGTGTCGCAGCAATGGGTGAGTTTTTGCAACCTTTTGGATATGCAGAACATGTCATCTGA
- a CDS encoding nucleoside deaminase, which produces MDLFMQAAIDEAQQGLAEGGIPIGSVIVHDGKIIGRGHNRRVQEGSAIKHGEMDALENAGRQPASVYRDSVLYTTLSPCAMCSGAILLYGIGKVIVGENETFMGEEELLRSRGVQVDVLHDTTCQHMMHGFIASKPELWSEDIGE; this is translated from the coding sequence ATGGACCTATTCATGCAGGCCGCCATTGACGAGGCGCAACAGGGATTGGCTGAGGGCGGGATTCCTATCGGTTCGGTCATCGTTCACGATGGCAAGATCATTGGCCGTGGACACAATCGTCGGGTTCAGGAGGGCAGCGCCATCAAGCATGGCGAGATGGACGCACTGGAAAACGCCGGCCGCCAGCCTGCCAGTGTCTACCGGGATTCGGTGCTCTACACCACCTTGTCGCCTTGTGCGATGTGCAGCGGGGCTATTCTGCTCTACGGCATCGGCAAGGTCATCGTGGGAGAAAACGAGACATTCATGGGCGAGGAAGAGCTGTTGCGCTCTCGCGGGGTGCAAGTCGATGTGCTTCACGACACGACATGCCAGCACATGATGCACGGTTTTATCGCCAGCAAGCCCGAACTGTGGAGTGAAGATATCGGCGAATAA
- a CDS encoding GNAT family N-acetyltransferase encodes MPDIQFSTLPDTCRPLLDKFYREHKSSMRAVPRGTLWVAKQTQIVGALCLSEVADGHWLTGLFVDPQLRGQAIARRLIGHAVEPLNGPVWLFCHPDLQAFYAVSGFETARRLPHSLGEKFMRFSRSKALVALCRTGA; translated from the coding sequence ATGCCCGACATTCAGTTCAGCACCCTGCCCGACACCTGCCGCCCTTTGCTGGACAAGTTCTACCGCGAACACAAGTCCTCCATGCGCGCAGTGCCTCGCGGAACGCTGTGGGTGGCGAAGCAAACGCAGATCGTCGGCGCCCTTTGCCTGAGCGAAGTCGCTGACGGGCATTGGCTGACGGGGCTTTTCGTGGACCCGCAACTGCGTGGCCAGGCCATTGCCCGCCGTCTGATAGGCCATGCAGTGGAGCCATTGAACGGTCCGGTCTGGCTGTTCTGCCATCCGGACCTTCAGGCGTTCTATGCAGTGAGCGGTTTCGAGACGGCCCGGAGGCTGCCGCATTCACTGGGCGAAAAGTTCATGCGCTTCAGCCGCAGCAAGGCGCTGGTTGCCTTGTGCAGGACCGGCGCTTGA
- the def gene encoding peptide deformylase: MIRNILKMGDERLLLIAPPVPREMFGSSELKTLIADMFETMESVGGVGLAAPQIGVDLQLVIFGFERSERYPQAEAVPQTILLNPLITPLSPTLEAGWEGCLSVPGLRGMVDRYQSIRYEGFDPDGQPIQRTAQGFHARVVQHECDHLIGRLYPSRITDFSKFGFIEVMFPDMDPNADE; encoded by the coding sequence ATGATCCGCAACATTCTGAAGATGGGCGACGAGCGCTTGTTGCTCATTGCGCCGCCTGTGCCCCGTGAGATGTTTGGCAGCAGCGAACTCAAGACGCTGATTGCCGACATGTTCGAGACCATGGAAAGTGTCGGCGGCGTCGGCCTTGCGGCACCGCAGATCGGCGTCGATCTGCAACTGGTGATATTCGGCTTCGAGCGCAGCGAGCGCTATCCCCAGGCCGAAGCCGTGCCCCAGACCATCCTGCTCAACCCGCTGATCACGCCTTTGAGCCCGACCCTTGAAGCGGGCTGGGAAGGTTGCCTGTCGGTGCCCGGCTTGCGGGGCATGGTCGATCGTTACCAGAGCATTCGCTACGAAGGCTTTGACCCGGACGGCCAGCCGATCCAGCGCACCGCCCAGGGTTTTCATGCCCGCGTGGTCCAGCACGAATGCGATCACCTGATCGGCCGTCTGTACCCTTCGCGCATCACGGATTTCAGCAAGTTCGGCTTTATCGAGGTCATGTTCCCGGACATGGACCCCAACGCCGACGAGTGA